In Agromyces sp. G08B096, a genomic segment contains:
- the fabG gene encoding 3-oxoacyl-ACP reductase FabG, whose product MTHQPTGAPRVAIVTGAARGIGAATARRLAADGCLVAALDLDESQAAATSAAIEADGGRAIAVGADVSDAAAVEAAVARVAAELGAPTILVNNAGILRDNLLFKMSDGDWDAVMQVHLRGAFLMTRAAQAHQVEAKWGRIVNLSSTSALGNRGQANYAAAKAGLQGFTKTLAIELGRYGVTANAVAPGFIATDMLRQTAERMGITFEQLLEGAAKEIPVGRVGQPEDVAAAVAFFCSEAASFVSGQVLYVAGGPKA is encoded by the coding sequence ATGACCCACCAGCCCACCGGCGCCCCGCGCGTCGCCATCGTGACCGGCGCGGCCCGCGGCATCGGCGCCGCCACCGCTCGCCGTCTCGCCGCCGACGGATGCCTCGTCGCCGCACTCGATCTCGACGAGTCCCAGGCGGCCGCGACCTCGGCCGCCATCGAGGCGGACGGCGGACGCGCCATCGCCGTCGGCGCCGACGTGTCGGATGCCGCGGCCGTGGAGGCCGCCGTCGCCCGGGTCGCCGCCGAGCTCGGCGCGCCGACGATCCTCGTGAACAACGCCGGCATCCTCCGGGACAACCTGCTGTTCAAGATGAGCGACGGCGACTGGGACGCCGTCATGCAGGTCCACCTCCGCGGCGCGTTCCTGATGACCCGGGCCGCGCAGGCGCACCAGGTCGAGGCCAAGTGGGGCCGCATCGTGAATCTGTCGAGCACGTCGGCCCTCGGCAACCGCGGCCAGGCCAACTACGCCGCCGCGAAGGCGGGGCTGCAGGGCTTCACCAAGACGCTCGCGATCGAGCTCGGGCGCTATGGCGTCACGGCGAATGCCGTCGCGCCCGGCTTCATCGCGACCGACATGCTGCGCCAGACGGCCGAGCGCATGGGCATCACGTTCGAGCAGCTGCTCGAGGGGGCGGCGAAGGAGATCCCCGTGGGCCGGGTCGGGCAGCCGGAGGACGTCGCGGCGGCCGTCGCGTTCTTCTGCTCCGAGGCCGCGTCGTTCGTGTCGGGTCAGGTGCTCTACGTGGCGGGCGGGCCGAAGGCATGA
- a CDS encoding alcohol dehydrogenase catalytic domain-containing protein, translated as MRITGAVLERSGAEPPFTRSRPFTVGPLDLDPPGPGELLVRIEAAGVCHSDLSVVDGARERPTPMLLGHEASGIVEAAGEGADDLVPGTRVVMTFLPRCGRCAGCRTDGRLPCEAGSTANAAGTLVGGGIRLHRGGEAVHHHLGVSGFATHAVVSRTSVVPVGPDVPHDVAALLGCAVLTGGGAVVNAGRPRPGDPVVVVGLGGVGMAALLVAVALGHEVIGVDAVDAKLDLARRLGASQAFSPAAAIDAGLRAPVVIEAAGSARAFETAFALTAPGGTTVTVGLPAPDARASIPPLALTAEARTVVGSYLGSAVPERDIPRYVDLWRAGRLPLERLVSSRIRLDEIDAAMDRLAGGSELRQLIIFDERTSA; from the coding sequence ATGCGAATCACCGGCGCGGTGCTCGAGCGCTCGGGGGCGGAACCCCCGTTCACCCGGTCGCGACCCTTCACCGTCGGGCCGCTCGACCTCGACCCGCCGGGCCCCGGCGAACTGCTCGTCCGCATCGAGGCCGCCGGCGTCTGCCACTCCGACCTCAGCGTCGTCGACGGCGCCCGCGAGCGGCCGACGCCCATGCTGCTCGGGCACGAGGCATCCGGCATCGTCGAGGCGGCCGGCGAAGGCGCCGACGACCTGGTGCCCGGCACCCGCGTCGTGATGACGTTCCTGCCCCGCTGCGGCCGCTGCGCCGGCTGCCGGACCGACGGCCGGCTGCCGTGCGAGGCGGGCTCAACGGCCAATGCCGCGGGCACCCTCGTCGGCGGAGGCATCCGACTGCACCGCGGCGGGGAAGCCGTCCACCACCACCTCGGGGTCAGCGGCTTCGCCACGCACGCGGTCGTGAGCCGCACGTCGGTCGTCCCCGTCGGGCCCGACGTGCCGCACGACGTCGCGGCGCTGCTCGGCTGCGCGGTGCTCACCGGCGGCGGCGCCGTGGTGAACGCCGGGCGACCGCGCCCGGGCGACCCGGTGGTCGTCGTCGGCCTCGGCGGCGTGGGCATGGCCGCCCTCCTCGTCGCGGTCGCCCTCGGACACGAGGTCATCGGGGTCGACGCGGTCGACGCCAAGCTCGATCTCGCCCGCCGGCTCGGCGCCTCCCAGGCCTTCTCGCCGGCGGCCGCGATCGACGCGGGCCTGCGGGCACCGGTCGTGATCGAGGCGGCCGGGTCTGCACGAGCGTTCGAGACCGCCTTCGCGCTCACCGCGCCGGGCGGCACGACCGTCACGGTCGGCTTGCCCGCTCCCGATGCCCGGGCGTCGATCCCGCCGCTCGCGCTCACCGCCGAGGCCCGCACCGTCGTCGGCAGCTACCTCGGCTCCGCGGTGCCCGAGCGCGACATCCCCCGCTACGTCGACCTGTGGCGGGCCGGGCGCCTGCCGCTCGAACGACTCGTCTCGTCCCGCATCCGGCTGGACGAGATCGACGCCGCCATGGACCGCCTCGCCGGCGGCTCCGAGTTGCGGCAGCTCATCATCTTCGACGAGAGGACCTCCGCATGA
- the phnD gene encoding phosphate/phosphite/phosphonate ABC transporter substrate-binding protein, producing MRRHLLPALGLLGVGALALTGCQAGTDQAAAADAPITIATIPMGDDPTQENPVDAFAELLAEETGREVEITDVPDYLSVVEAIRADHVDIGIMSGFPSALAVNTGEVDALLAWAGSDDPVSTCVVLADSPVQTVEDLAGKTVAFADQASSSGYFMPVYMLHEAGLEQGEDYEAIFAGGHEGSFVALQQGQVDAACTAVMLTQLGQPMFPFADGEWRAVGESPSMPVAGSVLARQSLDDETRALLQEALPKVFSEEHAEALGALGEGFIGLEEIIDPDPSLFDGFVDIAAVAGVKLEDLR from the coding sequence ATGCGCCGCCACCTCCTCCCCGCGCTCGGCCTGCTCGGCGTGGGCGCCCTCGCCCTCACCGGCTGCCAGGCCGGCACCGACCAGGCCGCTGCGGCCGATGCGCCCATCACGATCGCCACCATCCCGATGGGCGACGACCCGACGCAGGAGAACCCCGTCGACGCGTTCGCCGAGCTCCTCGCGGAGGAGACCGGCCGCGAGGTCGAGATCACCGACGTGCCCGACTACCTGAGCGTCGTCGAGGCCATCCGTGCCGACCACGTCGACATCGGCATCATGAGCGGCTTCCCGTCCGCGCTCGCCGTGAACACCGGCGAGGTCGACGCCCTGCTGGCGTGGGCCGGCAGCGACGACCCGGTCTCGACGTGCGTCGTGCTCGCCGACTCGCCCGTGCAGACGGTCGAGGACCTCGCGGGCAAGACCGTGGCCTTCGCCGACCAGGCCTCCAGCTCGGGCTACTTCATGCCCGTGTACATGCTGCACGAAGCCGGTCTCGAGCAGGGCGAGGACTACGAGGCGATCTTCGCCGGCGGTCACGAGGGCAGCTTCGTCGCCCTCCAGCAGGGCCAGGTGGATGCCGCGTGCACGGCCGTCATGCTCACGCAGCTGGGCCAGCCGATGTTCCCGTTCGCCGATGGCGAGTGGCGCGCGGTCGGCGAGAGCCCGTCGATGCCGGTCGCCGGCAGTGTGCTCGCCCGGCAGTCGCTCGACGACGAGACGCGCGCCCTGCTGCAGGAGGCGCTGCCGAAGGTCTTCTCGGAGGAGCACGCGGAGGCGCTCGGCGCCCTCGGCGAGGGCTTCATCGGCCTCGAGGAGATCATCGACCCCGACCCCTCGCTCTTCGACGGCTTCGTCGACATCGCCGCCGTCGCCGGGGTGAAGCTCGAGGACCTGCGCTGA
- a CDS encoding ATP-binding cassette domain-containing protein, whose amino-acid sequence MTSPVLAVRAADRDRPAAVPTPPPAGRGEPLLAARGLRVSYGGAPVLHGVDLDLFPGETVALLGASGSGKSTLMRALTGFAPITGGSARVAGRDVGSLRGRQLRDLRSDVGQVFQQFNLIPRLSVLTNVLTGGLHDAGPLNLVGAFRSEQRRLAMQYLDRVGIAHKATDPARSLSGGQQQRVAIARALMQRPRMLLADEPVASLDPRLADSVLSLLREIAAEEGIPVLVSLHVLPLALAHSDRIVGLRHGEVLVSAPTAGLTAADLGVLYDDADQGEAAGHDAITDGDAEGSRS is encoded by the coding sequence ATGACCTCGCCCGTCCTCGCTGTGCGAGCCGCGGACCGCGACCGGCCGGCCGCGGTGCCGACACCGCCGCCGGCCGGCCGGGGCGAGCCGCTCCTCGCCGCGCGCGGTCTCCGCGTCTCGTACGGCGGCGCCCCCGTGCTCCACGGCGTCGACCTCGACCTCTTCCCCGGCGAGACCGTCGCCCTGCTCGGCGCCTCCGGCTCCGGCAAGTCGACCCTCATGCGGGCCCTCACCGGCTTCGCGCCCATCACGGGCGGCTCGGCTCGCGTGGCCGGCCGCGACGTGGGGTCGCTCCGCGGCCGGCAGCTCCGCGACCTCCGCTCCGACGTCGGCCAGGTCTTCCAGCAGTTCAACCTGATCCCGCGGCTCAGCGTGCTGACGAACGTGCTCACCGGCGGGCTGCACGACGCCGGACCCCTGAACCTCGTCGGCGCGTTCCGCAGCGAGCAGCGCCGGCTGGCGATGCAGTACCTCGACCGCGTGGGCATCGCCCACAAGGCGACCGATCCCGCTCGCTCGCTGAGCGGCGGGCAGCAGCAGCGGGTCGCCATCGCGCGCGCCCTCATGCAGCGGCCGAGGATGCTCCTCGCCGATGAACCCGTGGCCTCACTCGATCCCCGGCTCGCTGACTCGGTGCTGTCACTGCTGCGCGAGATCGCCGCGGAGGAGGGCATCCCGGTGCTGGTGAGCCTGCACGTGCTGCCCCTCGCGCTCGCCCACAGCGACCGCATCGTGGGGCTCCGGCATGGCGAGGTCCTCGTCTCCGCGCCGACGGCCGGGCTCACGGCCGCCGACCTCGGCGTGCTCTACGACGACGCCGACCAGGGCGAAGCCGCCGGCCACGATGCGATCACGGATGGAGACGCAGAGGGGAGCCGCTCATGA
- the phnE gene encoding phosphonate ABC transporter, permease protein PhnE, producing the protein MTTTSDRPRTAATGGAATRGTAPAPAPHLDDAERRRLERAFSVPRTRFLIGIPVAVIVLMWSFAGAGFDFAKLADGAVNMTEFLGRLFPPDFSDLGTIIALLIETLQMAIVGTVLGAVLSLIVAFAAASNIAPKWLYYPARWTMNIIRSVPDLVFALMFVSAVGLGPFAGILAMTLGSLGSIGKIFAEAMESVDRGPIVAMEAVGASKRQVIQYGVLPQAAPLLVSYTLLLFEGNVRGATILGLVGAGGIGLELTTAMRMYDYGHLSAIILCIIVLVTAIDQGSALIRRRIT; encoded by the coding sequence ATGACCACGACGAGCGACCGGCCGCGCACCGCAGCAACGGGCGGCGCCGCGACGCGGGGCACCGCTCCGGCACCCGCTCCGCACCTCGACGACGCCGAGCGCCGGCGCCTCGAGCGCGCCTTCTCGGTGCCGCGCACACGCTTCCTCATCGGCATCCCCGTCGCGGTCATCGTCCTGATGTGGTCGTTCGCGGGCGCCGGGTTCGACTTCGCGAAGCTCGCGGACGGCGCGGTGAACATGACCGAGTTCCTCGGACGCCTGTTCCCGCCCGACTTCTCCGACCTCGGCACCATCATCGCGCTGCTCATCGAGACGCTGCAGATGGCGATCGTCGGCACCGTGCTCGGCGCCGTCCTGTCGTTGATCGTCGCGTTCGCCGCGGCATCCAACATCGCCCCGAAGTGGCTGTACTACCCGGCCCGGTGGACGATGAACATCATCCGGTCGGTGCCCGACCTCGTGTTCGCCCTGATGTTCGTCTCGGCCGTCGGGCTCGGGCCGTTCGCCGGCATCCTCGCCATGACCCTCGGCTCGCTCGGCTCGATCGGCAAGATCTTCGCCGAGGCCATGGAGTCGGTCGACCGCGGGCCGATCGTCGCGATGGAGGCCGTCGGCGCGTCCAAGCGCCAGGTCATCCAGTACGGCGTGCTGCCGCAGGCCGCGCCGCTGCTCGTGTCGTACACGCTGCTGCTGTTCGAGGGCAATGTGCGAGGCGCCACCATCCTCGGCCTCGTCGGCGCGGGCGGCATCGGACTCGAACTGACCACCGCCATGCGCATGTACGACTACGGCCACCTGAGCGCGATCATCCTCTGCATCATCGTGCTCGTCACCGCCATCGACCAGGGCAGCGCCCTCATCAGAAGGAGAATCACGTGA
- a CDS encoding tyrosine-protein phosphatase codes for MTITTPAPAASAAEPFAVELSAPVNLRDLGGIPIAGGVLREGLAIRADDLSVITEEDARALVERGLTAVIDLRTGDETAITGRGPLAAQPVAYHHLPLMASIGAGMPEEGPAALEHLAMGEMYARMVEQAAPQLASALAIIALSPGATAFHCAAGRDRTGVLAATLLLALGADDDDIVTDYARTEANMPAIHERMRPAMGVLLARLGFDLEQLSAAAISSEPMEVSMRTMLARLRERHGDALAPLRAAGLSEDTVARLRRRALAG; via the coding sequence GTGACCATCACCACCCCCGCGCCCGCGGCATCCGCTGCCGAGCCGTTCGCCGTCGAGCTCAGCGCGCCCGTCAACCTGCGCGACCTCGGCGGCATCCCGATCGCAGGCGGCGTGCTCCGCGAGGGCCTCGCGATCCGGGCCGACGATCTGTCGGTGATCACGGAGGAGGATGCCCGTGCTCTCGTCGAGCGCGGACTCACGGCGGTCATCGACCTGCGCACGGGCGACGAGACCGCGATCACCGGCCGCGGGCCGCTCGCCGCCCAGCCGGTGGCGTACCACCACCTGCCGTTGATGGCGAGCATCGGCGCCGGGATGCCGGAGGAGGGGCCTGCGGCGCTCGAGCATCTCGCGATGGGCGAGATGTACGCGCGCATGGTCGAGCAGGCCGCCCCGCAGCTCGCGAGCGCGCTCGCGATCATCGCGCTCTCGCCGGGCGCGACCGCGTTCCACTGCGCCGCGGGCCGGGACCGCACGGGCGTGCTCGCCGCGACGCTGCTGCTGGCGCTCGGCGCGGACGATGACGACATCGTCACCGACTACGCCCGCACCGAGGCGAACATGCCGGCCATCCACGAGAGGATGCGACCGGCCATGGGGGTGCTGCTCGCCCGGCTCGGCTTCGACCTCGAGCAGCTGTCGGCGGCGGCGATCTCGTCGGAGCCGATGGAGGTCTCGATGCGGACGATGCTCGCACGCCTCCGCGAGCGGCACGGCGACGCACTCGCGCCGCTCCGCGCTGCCGGGCTCAGCGAGGACACGGTCGCCCGGCTCCGCCGTCGCGCCCTCGCCGGATGA
- a CDS encoding TetR/AcrR family transcriptional regulator, whose amino-acid sequence MSTTGLLETAGPAMRRGPGRPRDDELDGLIVRSTLELIDADEPVTVARIVARSGVSRAALYRRWPSLTTLVAAALDVGREVPAPIPAGTDLRELLIHSLLGAVDGPEAATYPEQRFRQRIRLAMADRELQHAYWRSHVSRRRRSLESALRDAAERGELRDDLDIEACFDLLAGVFYYQLVVRGDRLDDPATRARCRAALDVAWRGMLP is encoded by the coding sequence ATGAGCACGACCGGGCTGCTCGAGACGGCCGGGCCCGCGATGCGCCGCGGGCCCGGCCGTCCGCGCGACGACGAGCTCGACGGGCTCATCGTGCGGTCGACTCTCGAGCTCATCGACGCGGACGAGCCGGTGACGGTGGCGCGCATCGTCGCCCGGAGCGGAGTGAGCCGCGCCGCCCTCTACCGCCGCTGGCCTTCGCTCACGACGCTCGTCGCCGCCGCCCTCGACGTCGGCCGCGAGGTGCCGGCTCCCATCCCGGCGGGCACCGATCTGCGGGAGCTGCTCATCCACTCCCTGCTCGGGGCGGTCGACGGCCCTGAGGCGGCGACGTACCCGGAGCAGCGCTTCCGCCAGCGCATCCGGCTGGCGATGGCCGACCGCGAGCTCCAGCACGCGTACTGGCGCTCGCACGTCTCGCGCCGGCGCCGGTCGCTCGAGTCCGCGTTGCGCGACGCCGCGGAGCGCGGCGAGCTGCGCGACGATCTCGACATCGAGGCCTGCTTCGACCTGCTCGCGGGGGTCTTCTACTACCAGCTGGTGGTGCGCGGCGACCGGCTCGACGACCCGGCGACGCGCGCACGCTGCCGCGCCGCGCTGGATGTCGCGTGGCGCGGGATGCTCCCGTAG
- a CDS encoding ABC transporter ATP-binding protein: MSDRKTKTPAAGPAPELTEEERLELELAEQARISADDWSGAVAPGKAKNFRQSFGRLLGLLKPHAFAFALVSLLGAVGVVLTVLAPKVLGEATNIIFAGVIGKQLPPGTTTEQAVEGLRAAGQEELANVVSAAGVTAGEGVDFVRLSQVLIIVLALYFAGSILTWLQGYVINVIMVRTMWRLREDVEAKINRLPLRYFDKVQRGELISRVTNDIDNITQTMQQSLSGALTAVLTVVGVLVMMFSISWQLSLVALISLPLMGVIFGVIGPKSQKAFGIQWRKVGRLNARVEESFSGHALVKVFGREEASREAFRAENEELYQASFKAQFLSNIMMPAMMFIGNLMYVGIAVLGGLMVATGQLRLGDVQAFIQYSQQFTQPLSELGGMAAVVQSGTASAERVFELLDEDEQEPDAVDAPAPADGDGTIEFDHVAFSYTPERPLITDLSFRVEPGQTVAIVGPTGAGKTTLVNLIMRFYELDGGRILLNGQDIAELTRHDIRAKTGMVLQDPWLFAGSIRENIRYGRADATDEEILAAAKATYVDRFVHSLPEGYDTVLDEEASNVSAGEKQLITIARAFVAQPSVLILDEATSSVDTRTELLLQHAMAALREGRTSFVIAHRLSTIRDADLILVMEHGDIVEQGTHEELIAAKGAYYRLYNSQFEQAATDLDAELAAEPGTVVTDADGVAEGESEAESDAAKV, translated from the coding sequence ATGAGCGACCGCAAGACCAAGACCCCCGCAGCCGGGCCGGCGCCCGAGCTGACCGAGGAGGAACGGCTCGAACTCGAGCTCGCCGAGCAGGCGCGGATCTCCGCCGACGACTGGAGCGGCGCCGTCGCCCCGGGCAAGGCGAAGAACTTCCGCCAGAGCTTCGGGCGCCTCCTCGGCCTGCTGAAGCCGCACGCGTTCGCGTTCGCGCTGGTCTCCCTGCTCGGCGCCGTCGGCGTCGTCCTGACGGTGCTCGCACCCAAGGTGCTGGGCGAGGCGACGAACATCATCTTCGCGGGCGTCATCGGGAAGCAGCTGCCTCCCGGCACGACCACGGAGCAGGCGGTCGAGGGCCTCCGCGCCGCCGGCCAGGAGGAGCTCGCGAACGTCGTGTCCGCAGCCGGCGTCACGGCCGGCGAGGGCGTCGACTTCGTGCGCCTCAGCCAGGTGCTGATCATCGTGCTCGCGCTCTACTTCGCCGGGTCGATCCTCACCTGGCTCCAGGGCTACGTGATCAACGTGATCATGGTCCGGACGATGTGGCGCCTGCGTGAAGACGTCGAGGCGAAGATCAACCGGCTGCCGCTGCGCTACTTCGACAAGGTGCAGCGCGGCGAGCTGATCTCGCGCGTGACCAACGACATCGACAACATCACCCAGACCATGCAGCAGTCGCTCTCCGGAGCGCTGACCGCGGTGCTGACCGTGGTGGGCGTGCTCGTCATGATGTTCTCCATCTCGTGGCAGCTCTCGCTCGTGGCGCTCATCTCGCTGCCGCTCATGGGCGTGATCTTCGGCGTCATCGGCCCGAAGTCGCAGAAGGCCTTCGGCATCCAGTGGCGCAAGGTCGGCCGGCTGAACGCCCGCGTCGAGGAGTCGTTCTCGGGCCACGCGCTCGTGAAGGTCTTCGGTCGCGAGGAGGCCAGCCGCGAGGCGTTCCGTGCGGAGAACGAGGAGCTGTACCAGGCCTCGTTCAAGGCGCAGTTCCTGTCGAACATCATGATGCCCGCGATGATGTTCATCGGAAACCTGATGTACGTCGGCATCGCCGTGCTGGGAGGGCTCATGGTCGCCACGGGCCAGCTCCGCCTCGGCGACGTGCAGGCGTTCATCCAGTACTCGCAGCAGTTCACCCAGCCGCTCTCCGAGCTCGGCGGCATGGCCGCGGTCGTGCAGTCCGGCACGGCGTCGGCCGAGCGCGTCTTCGAGCTGCTCGACGAGGACGAGCAGGAGCCCGACGCGGTGGACGCGCCGGCCCCGGCCGACGGCGACGGCACCATCGAGTTCGACCACGTCGCGTTCTCGTACACCCCCGAGCGCCCGCTGATCACCGACCTCTCGTTCCGGGTCGAGCCCGGCCAGACGGTCGCGATCGTCGGGCCGACGGGTGCCGGCAAGACGACGCTGGTGAACCTCATCATGCGGTTCTACGAGCTCGACGGCGGGCGCATCCTGCTGAACGGGCAGGACATCGCCGAGCTCACCCGCCACGACATCCGGGCGAAGACCGGCATGGTCCTGCAGGACCCGTGGCTGTTCGCGGGCTCCATCCGCGAGAACATCCGCTACGGCCGGGCCGACGCGACCGACGAGGAGATCCTCGCCGCCGCGAAGGCCACCTACGTCGACCGCTTCGTGCACTCCCTCCCCGAGGGCTACGACACGGTGCTCGACGAGGAGGCGTCGAATGTCTCGGCCGGTGAGAAGCAGCTCATCACGATCGCCCGTGCGTTCGTGGCGCAGCCGAGCGTGCTGATCCTCGACGAGGCGACGAGCTCGGTCGACACCCGCACCGAGCTGCTGCTGCAGCACGCGATGGCCGCGCTCCGCGAGGGCCGCACGTCGTTCGTCATCGCGCACCGGCTCTCGACGATCCGCGACGCCGACCTCATCCTCGTGATGGAGCACGGCGACATCGTCGAGCAGGGCACGCACGAGGAGCTCATCGCGGCGAAGGGCGCGTACTACCGCCTGTACAACTCGCAGTTCGAGCAGGCGGCGACCGACCTCGACGCGGAGCTCGCGGCCGAGCCGGGCACGGTCGTGACCGACGCCGACGGCGTCGCCGAGGGCGAATCCGAGGCGGAGTCCGACGCGGCGAAGGTCTGA
- a CDS encoding ABC transporter ATP-binding protein produces the protein MLARLLVRYLKPYKWLLLGVLVFQFLSALASLYLPSLNADIIDNGVSQGDTGYIWSTGLFMLTISLGQITASIIATYFAAKAAMQAGRDIRDDVFQRVSSFSEREVSRFGPGSLITRNTNDVQQVQMLAMMAATFLVTAPLLAIGGIIFALQQDVGLSWIIAVSVPTLLVIAGLIISRMVPLFRSYQHKLDGVNRIMREQLTGIRVVRAFVREPIEEERFREANTDIMVVGRKVGSLFVLLFPLVMLVLNVTVIAVLWFGAIEVDQGDVQIGTLFAFMQYVMTILSGVLMASFMTMMIPRAAVSAGRIREVLDADTSLEQASDAVSAFPETGTVSFREAEFTYPGAEHPVLAGITFDAAKGETVAVVGSTGAGKTTLVSLIPRLFDVTGGQVLVNGVDVRQADLEALWNTIGLVPQRPFLFSGTVASNLRFGREEATDEELWHALEIAQGRDFVEAMDGKLEARIAQGGTNVSGGQRQRLAIARAIVHRPEILVFDDSFSALDLTTDARLRQALWRELPDVTKIVVAQRVSTITDADRIIVLEDGRMVGIGTHDELLATSDTYREIVESQLGVEAQR, from the coding sequence ATGCTCGCACGACTCCTCGTCCGCTACCTCAAACCGTACAAATGGCTCCTCCTCGGGGTGCTGGTCTTCCAGTTCCTCTCGGCGCTGGCCAGCCTCTACCTGCCCAGCCTCAACGCCGACATCATCGACAACGGCGTGTCCCAGGGCGACACCGGCTACATCTGGTCGACCGGCCTGTTCATGCTCACGATCTCGCTCGGCCAGATCACCGCATCGATCATCGCCACCTACTTCGCCGCGAAGGCCGCGATGCAGGCGGGCCGCGACATCCGCGACGACGTCTTCCAGCGCGTGTCGAGCTTCTCCGAGCGCGAGGTCTCGCGTTTCGGCCCCGGCTCGCTCATCACCCGGAACACGAACGACGTGCAGCAGGTGCAGATGCTCGCGATGATGGCGGCGACGTTCCTCGTCACCGCACCCCTGCTCGCGATCGGCGGCATCATCTTCGCCCTGCAGCAGGATGTCGGGCTCAGCTGGATCATCGCCGTCTCGGTGCCGACGCTGCTCGTCATCGCCGGCCTCATCATCAGCCGCATGGTGCCGCTGTTCCGCAGCTACCAGCACAAGCTCGACGGCGTGAACCGCATCATGCGCGAGCAGCTCACGGGCATCCGGGTCGTGCGCGCGTTCGTGCGCGAGCCCATCGAGGAGGAGCGCTTCCGCGAGGCGAACACCGACATCATGGTCGTCGGCCGCAAGGTCGGTTCGCTGTTCGTGCTGCTGTTCCCGCTCGTGATGCTCGTGCTGAACGTCACGGTCATCGCGGTCCTCTGGTTCGGCGCGATCGAGGTCGACCAGGGCGACGTGCAGATCGGCACGCTGTTCGCGTTCATGCAGTACGTCATGACGATCCTGAGCGGGGTGCTCATGGCGAGCTTCATGACCATGATGATCCCCCGCGCGGCCGTCTCGGCCGGACGCATCCGCGAAGTCCTCGACGCCGACACGTCGCTGGAGCAGGCGTCGGACGCCGTGTCCGCGTTCCCCGAGACCGGCACGGTCTCGTTCCGCGAGGCCGAGTTCACCTACCCGGGCGCCGAGCACCCGGTGCTGGCCGGCATCACCTTCGACGCGGCCAAGGGCGAGACCGTCGCCGTCGTCGGGTCGACCGGCGCCGGCAAGACGACCCTCGTCTCGCTCATCCCCCGGCTCTTCGACGTCACCGGCGGGCAGGTGCTGGTCAACGGCGTCGACGTCCGCCAGGCCGACCTCGAGGCGCTCTGGAACACCATCGGCCTCGTGCCGCAGCGCCCCTTCCTCTTCAGCGGCACCGTCGCCTCGAACCTGCGGTTCGGGCGCGAGGAGGCCACCGATGAGGAGCTCTGGCACGCGCTCGAGATCGCTCAGGGCCGCGACTTCGTCGAGGCCATGGACGGCAAGCTCGAGGCCCGCATCGCGCAGGGCGGCACCAACGTCTCCGGCGGCCAGCGCCAGCGCCTCGCCATCGCCCGCGCGATCGTGCACCGGCCCGAGATCCTGGTCTTCGACGACTCCTTCTCGGCGCTCGACCTCACGACCGACGCCAGGCTGAGGCAGGCGCTCTGGCGAGAGCTGCCAGACGTGACGAAGATCGTGGTCGCGCAGCGCGTGTCGACGATCACCGACGCCGACCGCATCATCGTGCTCGAAGACGGCCGCATGGTCGGCATCGGCACGCACGACGAACTCCTCGCGACCAGCGACACCTACCGCGAGATCGTCGAATCCCAGCTCGGAGTGGAGGCGCAGCGATGA